A window of the Pseudomonas furukawaii genome harbors these coding sequences:
- the cobW gene encoding cobalamin biosynthesis protein CobW: protein MKTLAKLPVTIVTGFLGAGKTTLLRHMLDNAQGRRIAVIVNEFGELGIDGDILKQCSIGCSEEEAVGRVFELANGCLCCTVQEEFFPVMRELVARRGDLDQILIETSGLALPKPLVQAFQWPEIRNACTVDAVITVVDSPAVAAGTFAAFPDQVDEQRKQDPNLDHESPLHELFEDQLASADLVILNKSDLLDAETLAAVRAEVSEELPPAVKVVEAASGKLPLDVLLGLNAEAEAHIDSRPTHHDHEEHEDHDHDEFDSFHVDLPDVDERALLAALGQLVERHPILRIKGFVAVAGKPMRLLVQGVGKRFDKHFDRAWRSDETRSTRLVVIGQDLDPAAIANELRTALA from the coding sequence ATGAAAACCCTGGCCAAGCTCCCCGTCACCATCGTCACCGGCTTCCTCGGCGCCGGTAAGACCACCCTGCTCCGCCATATGCTGGACAACGCCCAGGGTCGCCGCATCGCGGTGATCGTCAACGAATTCGGCGAACTGGGCATCGACGGCGACATCCTCAAGCAATGCAGCATCGGCTGCAGCGAGGAAGAAGCCGTAGGCCGCGTCTTCGAACTGGCCAACGGCTGCCTGTGCTGCACCGTGCAGGAGGAGTTCTTCCCGGTCATGCGCGAGCTGGTGGCGCGCCGTGGCGACCTCGACCAGATCCTCATCGAGACCTCCGGCCTGGCCCTGCCCAAGCCGCTGGTGCAGGCCTTCCAGTGGCCCGAGATCCGCAACGCCTGCACCGTGGACGCGGTGATCACCGTGGTCGACAGCCCCGCCGTGGCCGCCGGCACCTTCGCCGCCTTCCCCGACCAGGTGGACGAACAGCGCAAGCAGGACCCGAACCTCGACCACGAATCGCCCCTGCACGAACTTTTCGAGGACCAGCTGGCCAGCGCCGACCTGGTGATCCTCAACAAGAGCGACCTGCTGGATGCCGAGACCCTGGCCGCCGTGCGCGCCGAAGTCAGCGAAGAGCTGCCGCCGGCGGTGAAGGTGGTGGAAGCCGCGTCCGGCAAGCTGCCGCTGGACGTGCTGCTGGGCCTGAACGCCGAGGCCGAGGCGCACATCGACAGCCGCCCCACCCACCACGATCACGAAGAACACGAGGACCACGACCACGACGAGTTCGACTCCTTCCACGTCGACCTCCCGGACGTGGACGAGCGCGCCCTGCTCGCCGCCCTCGGCCAACTGGTGGAGCGCCATCCCATCCTGCGCATCAAGGGCTTCGTCGCCGTCGCCGGCAAGCCCATGCGCCTGCTGGTGCAGGGCGTCGGCAAGCGCTTCGACAAGCATTTCGACCGCGCCTGGCGCAGCGACGAAACCCGCAGCACCCGCCTGGTGGTGATCGGCCAGGACCTGGACCCGGCCGCCATCGCCAACGAACTGCGCACGGCACTGGCGTGA
- a CDS encoding cobalamin biosynthesis protein, whose amino-acid sequence MTPLSLVAGFGCRQGCTAAELGALLEACLAEAGVPAASLAALATREDRALEPGLRALAAERNLPLQGVAPEVLNALEARLNQPSERVRALAGSAGVAEAAALALADRLGQGPAWLVLDKRRSARATCALACIHLEAQRP is encoded by the coding sequence ATGACGCCGCTTTCGCTGGTGGCCGGTTTCGGCTGCCGCCAGGGCTGCACGGCGGCGGAGCTGGGGGCGTTGCTGGAGGCCTGCCTGGCCGAGGCCGGGGTGCCGGCGGCGAGCCTGGCGGCGCTGGCGACCCGGGAGGACCGCGCCCTTGAGCCGGGCCTGCGGGCGCTGGCGGCGGAGCGGAACCTGCCGTTGCAGGGCGTTGCCCCCGAGGTGCTGAACGCCCTGGAGGCCCGCCTGAACCAGCCGTCCGAGCGGGTCCGCGCCCTGGCCGGCAGTGCGGGGGTGGCCGAGGCGGCGGCCCTGGCGCTGGCCGATCGACTGGGGCAGGGGCCGGCGTGGCTGGTGCTCGATAAACGCCGCAGCGCCCGCGCCACCTGTGCGCTGGCCTGCATCCACCTGGAGGCCCAACGGCCATGA
- the cobM gene encoding precorrin-4 C(11)-methyltransferase, translated as MTVYFIGAGPGDPELITVKGQRLIRSCPVILYAGSLVPEAVLEGHRAERVVNTAELHLEQIVALLAEAHARGQDVARVHSGDPSLYGAIGEQIRHLRERGIPYEIVPGVTATAACAALLGCELTLPEVSQTLILTRHASKTRMPEGESLGDLARHRATLAIHLGVSRIEEIVAELLPHYGPACPVAVIHRASWPDQAQVTGTLADIAEKVQAVGFRRTALILVGEVLAAEGFADSSLYRAGHAHLYRPTKPLPPRG; from the coding sequence ATGACGGTCTATTTCATCGGCGCCGGCCCCGGCGATCCGGAACTCATCACGGTCAAGGGCCAGCGGCTGATCCGCAGCTGCCCGGTGATCCTCTACGCCGGCTCGCTGGTGCCGGAGGCGGTGCTGGAGGGGCACCGGGCGGAGCGGGTGGTGAACACCGCCGAGCTGCACCTGGAGCAGATCGTCGCGCTGCTGGCCGAGGCCCATGCCCGGGGCCAGGACGTGGCGCGGGTGCATTCGGGCGATCCGTCGCTGTACGGCGCCATCGGTGAGCAGATCCGTCACCTGCGCGAGCGGGGTATTCCCTACGAGATCGTTCCGGGCGTGACGGCCACGGCGGCCTGTGCGGCGCTGCTGGGCTGCGAGCTGACGCTGCCGGAGGTGTCGCAGACGCTGATCCTCACCCGCCACGCCAGCAAGACGCGAATGCCCGAGGGCGAGTCCCTGGGGGACCTGGCCCGTCACCGGGCGACCCTGGCGATCCACCTGGGGGTGAGCCGGATCGAGGAGATCGTCGCCGAGCTGCTGCCGCACTACGGCCCGGCCTGCCCGGTGGCGGTGATCCACCGGGCGAGCTGGCCGGACCAGGCCCAGGTCACCGGCACCCTCGCCGACATCGCCGAAAAGGTGCAGGCCGTGGGCTTCCGGCGGACCGCGCTGATCCTGGTGGGCGAGGTGCTGGCGGCCGAGGGCTTCGCCGATTCGTCCCTCTACCGCGCCGGTCATGCGCATCTCTACCGCCCGACGAAACCCCTGCCGCCACGCGGCTAG
- a CDS encoding sugar nucleotide-binding protein translates to MRMRLMLLGGGNSLGQALIRLGAEEDIGFLAPRPPEQGWDAASLTQLLDDTRPDAVVNLAYYFDWFQADEVSEDRLSAQERGVERLAELCQHHGIVLLQPSSYRVFDGSRATAYSEKDETLPRSVRGQALLRMEQSVRAACPKHVLLRFGWLLDDSRDGSLARFLARAEQADEICLADDRRGNPTPVDDAARVLLAVLKQLDCAAPLWGTYHYGGHEATTPLALGQALLAEARSLHPLKVQDITPQAHAARPDAAEEPQNAVLACKKILHTFGIKPRAWRAALPTLLDRYYRHA, encoded by the coding sequence ATGCGAATGCGCTTGATGCTGTTGGGTGGCGGCAACTCCCTCGGACAGGCGCTGATCCGTCTCGGCGCCGAGGAAGACATCGGTTTTCTCGCTCCGCGTCCGCCCGAACAGGGCTGGGACGCCGCCAGCCTGACGCAGCTGCTCGATGACACCCGGCCCGATGCCGTGGTCAATCTCGCCTACTACTTCGACTGGTTCCAGGCCGACGAGGTCAGTGAAGACCGCCTGTCGGCCCAGGAGCGCGGGGTCGAACGTCTCGCCGAACTCTGCCAGCACCACGGCATCGTGCTGCTGCAGCCTTCCAGCTACCGCGTGTTCGACGGCTCCCGTGCCACCGCCTACAGCGAAAAGGACGAGACCTTGCCCCGCAGCGTGCGCGGCCAGGCCCTCCTGCGCATGGAGCAGAGCGTCCGTGCGGCCTGCCCGAAACATGTGCTGCTGCGCTTCGGCTGGCTGCTGGACGACAGCCGCGACGGCTCGCTGGCGCGCTTCCTGGCGCGTGCCGAGCAGGCTGACGAGATCTGCCTGGCGGACGACCGTCGCGGCAACCCCACGCCGGTGGACGATGCCGCCCGGGTGCTGCTGGCGGTGCTCAAGCAACTGGATTGCGCTGCGCCGCTCTGGGGCACCTACCACTACGGGGGGCACGAGGCGACCACGCCGCTCGCCCTGGGCCAGGCGCTGCTCGCCGAGGCCCGCAGCCTGCACCCGCTGAAGGTGCAGGACATCACGCCCCAGGCCCATGCCGCCCGTCCCGACGCGGCGGAAGAGCCGCAGAACGCGGTGCTGGCCTGCAAGAAGATCCTCCACACCTTCGGCATCAAGCCCCGTGCCTGGCGCGCGGCCCTTCCGACCCTGCTGGACCGTTACTATCGCCATGCCTGA
- a CDS encoding NAD-dependent epimerase/dehydratase family protein, translated as MPDSPILITGGAGFIGSHLADALLARGHAVRVLDNLSTGKRDNLALDNPRLELIEGDVADAALVARAMAGCKGVAHLAAVASVQASVDDPVATHQSNFIGTLNVCEAMRQQGVKRVLFASSAAVYGQNGEGRAIDEDTPKSPLTPYAVDKLASEQYLDFYRRQHGLEPAVFRFFNIFGPRQDPSSPYSGVISIFTERALAGTPITVFGDGEQTRDFVYVGDLVQVLVQALEQDWLEVGAVNVGLNQATSLKELLAAIGDVLGGLPPITHAEARAGDIRHSRANNARLLLRYDFPKPTPLREGVARLLGR; from the coding sequence ATGCCTGATTCCCCGATCCTGATCACCGGCGGTGCCGGCTTCATCGGTTCCCACCTGGCCGACGCGCTGCTCGCCCGGGGCCACGCGGTGCGGGTACTGGACAACCTGTCCACCGGCAAGCGCGACAACCTGGCGCTGGACAATCCCCGGCTCGAACTGATCGAGGGCGACGTGGCCGACGCCGCCCTGGTGGCGCGGGCCATGGCCGGATGCAAGGGGGTCGCGCACCTGGCGGCGGTGGCCTCGGTACAGGCTTCGGTGGACGACCCGGTGGCCACCCACCAGAGCAACTTCATCGGCACCCTGAATGTCTGCGAAGCCATGCGCCAGCAGGGGGTGAAGCGCGTGCTCTTCGCCTCCAGCGCGGCCGTCTATGGCCAGAACGGCGAAGGCCGGGCCATCGACGAGGACACGCCCAAGTCGCCCCTGACGCCCTACGCGGTGGACAAGCTGGCCAGCGAGCAGTACCTGGACTTCTACCGCCGCCAGCATGGCCTGGAGCCGGCGGTGTTCCGCTTCTTCAATATCTTCGGTCCGCGCCAGGACCCGTCTTCGCCCTATTCGGGCGTGATCAGCATCTTCACCGAGCGAGCCCTCGCGGGCACCCCGATCACGGTGTTCGGCGACGGCGAGCAGACCCGTGATTTCGTCTATGTCGGCGACCTGGTGCAGGTGCTGGTCCAGGCCCTGGAACAGGACTGGCTGGAAGTCGGCGCGGTGAACGTCGGCCTCAACCAGGCCACCAGCTTGAAGGAGTTGCTGGCGGCCATCGGCGACGTGCTGGGTGGACTGCCCCCGATCACCCATGCCGAGGCACGCGCGGGCGACATCCGCCATTCCCGCGCCAATAACGCCCGCCTGCTGCTGCGCTACGACTTCCCCAAGCCGACGCCGCTGCGCGAGGGCGTGGCCCGCCTGCTGGGGCGCTGA
- a CDS encoding OmpW/AlkL family protein: MRKHLLTASLLALAIASPLAQAHKAGDVIIRAGAATVDPNEDSSALSIAGGKVGGTKATLDSDTQLGLTGTYMLTDHVGLELLAATPFKHEVGVKGLGALDGKLGDIKHLPPTLSLQYYPMDPGSAFQPYVGAGLNYTLIFDESLTGQRKSQGFSDLELDDSWGLAAQVGMDYMLTDNVLLNAAVWYIDIDTTATTDLAGVGKVKVDVDVDPWVYMVGVGYKF, from the coding sequence ATGCGCAAGCATCTTCTCACCGCCTCCCTGCTCGCCCTCGCCATCGCCTCGCCCCTGGCCCAGGCCCACAAGGCCGGCGATGTGATCATCCGCGCGGGCGCCGCCACCGTTGATCCGAACGAAGACAGCTCCGCCCTGTCCATCGCGGGCGGCAAGGTGGGCGGCACCAAGGCCACCCTCGACAGCGACACCCAGCTGGGCCTGACCGGCACCTACATGCTCACCGACCATGTCGGTCTGGAACTGCTGGCCGCCACCCCCTTCAAGCATGAAGTGGGCGTCAAGGGCCTCGGCGCCCTGGACGGCAAGCTGGGCGACATCAAGCACCTGCCGCCGACCCTCAGCCTGCAGTACTACCCGATGGACCCGGGCTCCGCCTTCCAGCCCTACGTCGGTGCCGGCCTGAACTACACCCTGATCTTCGACGAGAGCCTGACCGGCCAGCGCAAGTCCCAGGGCTTCAGCGACCTGGAACTGGACGACTCCTGGGGCCTGGCCGCCCAGGTGGGCATGGACTACATGCTGACCGACAACGTCCTGCTGAACGCCGCCGTCTGGTACATCGACATCGACACCACCGCCACCACCGACCTGGCCGGCGTGGGCAAGGTCAAGGTCGACGTGGACGTGGACCCCTGGGTCTACATGGTCGGCGTCGGCTACAAGTTCTGA